The Solanum lycopersicum chromosome 8, SLM_r2.1 DNA segment aagtagctccaaaaattatgccatccacataaacttgaatgataagcaattcttgttctctttttagTAAGAACAAAGTATTGTCTATCTTGCCTTGTTTGAAACCATTCTTCAGCAAAAACTTTGACAATCTTTCATACCAAGCTCTTGGAGCTTGTTTCAGACCATATAATGCCTTATTCAAtctgaacacatgatttggTAGTTCTGCATCTTCAAAACCAGGAGGTTGCTTGAAATACACCTCCTCTTTgagatctccattcagaaatgcactcttcacatccatttgatacagctTAAACCCCATAAAAGCAGCAAAAGCTATTAAGATTCTAATAGCTTCCATTCTGGCAACaggtgcaaaagtctcatcatagtcaattccttcttcttgattgtatccttgTACCACCAGCctggatttatttctagtaataactccattttcatcaagtttgttTTTGAATACCCACCTGGTTCCTATTATTTTTCTGCCTTcaggtcgaggaaccaggtacTATACCTTACTTCTTTCTAACTGATGAAGTTTTTCTTGCATAGAATTGATCCAGTCTGCATCACCTAATGCTTCTTTAACATTCTTAGGCTCAATGGATAATATGAATGCtgagaatgcaactagatttcttgtttttgatctagtttgaattccagaattcaagggagaaatgagattatcaagaggatgtgatgaactatgcttCCATCCTAACCTTGCAGCAGACTGATTTGGCagatcatcatcatcttcatcatcaggAGTGACGTCATCTTCTGGGGAGTCTGATGTACTCTGGCTGGAGTTTTGAGTAGTACCAGGTACCCTATCATCCTGTTCAACCTCAGCATCCTCTTCAGGTAGACTGTGATGCTGATCATCACAATCATTATTTAGTTGTTGATCTGCATCAGTTTCAGCACCTTCAATCTTCTTGGATGTTAGCATTTTGAgtacatcatcatcatcatttgctccatcattcttcaagcttccattttcatcaaaaacaacatgaatgctttcttcaatgcattgtgttcgtttgttgaatattctgtAGGCTTTGctggatgaagaatatccaacaaatactccttcatcacttctggatcaaattttcccagatcATCCTTCCCATTATTCAGCACAAAACATCTGCATCCAAAAGCTCTAAGATAGTTCAGCATTGGATTCCTGTTGTTGAGCAGTTCATATGGAGTTTTGTTCAATACAGCTCTTATTAAACACCTGTTGGTAACATGACATGCTGTGTTAACAGCTTCAGCCCAGaaactttgaggaagatttgattcaataatcatagttctggaaatgttcaccaaggttctgttctttctctccaccactccattttgttgaggagttcttggagcagaGAAGTTGTGACTTGTACCATTTTCCATACAGAATCTATCCAATGTTGAGTTTTCAAACTCTGTCCCATGATCAGATCTAATGCTGCAAAtaacttgattcaatttggtttgaatcattttgaagaacACCACCAGCTCATCAGTTGTATCTGCCTTTGATCTCAAAAATCTCGTCCAGGTGTATCTTGAATAgtcatcaacaatcaccaaGATGTACTTCTTGCCATTTCTGCTTTGAACCTTCAAGGGTCCACAAAGGTCCATGTGTAGTAGCTCTAAGGTTCTTGATGACGTTACCTGATTCTTGGGCTTGAATGATGATCTGATTTGCTTTCCTTTAACACAAGCTTCACATATTTTGTTTTCAGCAAACTTCATTTTGGGCAACCCTCGGACCAGgtcctttgaaatcaatttattcAATAAAGATGAACTCACATGTCCCAGCCTACGATGCCAGAGATcagcattttcattttgagcaCTGAGACATGTTAAGTCATCTCCATGAGAGATTTCCAAGTTtgccacatacatatttttacttctgtgtGCAGTGAAAGTTACCTTGATTGTAGTTAACTCACCACAGTGCATTTTTCAGAAGTAAACTTGACCTCATTTCCTTTATCACAAATTTGTGACACACTTAGCAAGCTGTACTTTAACCCATCCACatggtaaacattgtcaattgaatcttcaagagatcttcctactttgccaactcccaaaatgtaccccttcttgccatcaccaaatgagacacctcctccttggagggtcttgagtgagaggaagttctttacatcaccagtcatatgtttagagcagccactatccatataccaacattgactgctgctcctctcactcacctgcatcaaaaatcacttgttaagcttgggaacccatttcagcTTGAGTTCCCAGTAGGCAGACAAAGGAGTGATCAGATTGTACTTGGTCCAATATGGTAGACTTTGAATCTTTCTAACAAAGGACCAAGGAGCAGGAAcagattttttctttaaaaatctgTGAGTTGACACAGGCTCTGTAGGACCAGGTCTCTCATTTGGTACATTTTGTCTTTCAGCGTACTTAGAGTATCTTTCACATGAGTTTCTCCAGCTAACACACTCATTCTTCAGATGTCCATTCTTACCACAATGCAGACACAACAGATTGTcagacacaaacacatacttactgTGAGGATTATAAGGAAGACTTATGTTCAGacttcctagtcctttcttattAAAATAACTCTGATTTGTCACATTTGACAGCAACTTTGAGGATATGGTCCACTTAAGAGAATTTTCAAGCTAGTTTCACAACATCCTGTTCtaatttgttactcttttcaagTGACAAACTAAGATTTTTCtcagagtttttcaatttttcttgaatttcagctTGCAGACTATTTGGCTTTCCATTCAGATTTTCAGCTTCTTTAGTAATCTGACACAACTGGTTCTTAAGTTCGGAGTTTTTTAACTCTAGAGACACAATTCTTGACATTGTGTCTTCAAATTGACctttgttttcagttaaaatttcaagttcagcAATCATGGTATCTCTTTCAGATGTTACTCTATCACAGAATCTAACATGACTTTTGCCAaggttctcaattttttaagagaatatttatccaagtcaATTTTCATGTCAAGAAGAGTTACCTgattgtcttcttcttcattttctgtgtGTGCCATGAGataaaacatttcattgaagacaGTTTCCTCCTCATGCACAGCAACCATCGACACATCTTTTGGCTCATCAGGATCTTCTGAGTCACTAGAAGAATCCccccatgcagcaagagccCTTTTGACAACCATATCAGCAGCAGCTTTACGATCTCTGTTACCAAGTACCAGATCCCTTCTGTTTTCTTTGTCACCCCTGTGTTTTTGATGTTccttgttttcattcttgagTAAAGGACACTCTCTGATGAAGTGCCCAGACtttccacacttgtagcaaGTATCCCTTGAGCAGCATTGCGAGTcccatttgttcctcttttatacattttattttttctcacaaTCTTTTGAAATCTACTGATGAGATaagccatatcatcatcatcacttgaatcttcatctgatttatacttcaacatcaatgacttgtccttcttggcttccctttttgacaaatcatagtttcgattcatctcatgtgtTTTAAGATTACCAATCAAGGCATCCATGGTCAGCACCTTCAAGTCCTTGGCTTCTGTAATGGCATCAACTTTGCTCTCCCAAAACTTTGGAAGAATTCGAAGCACTTTCCCGACTTTTTTGgtcatgcttataggttcaccCAAACTTCGTAGCTCATGTGTAATGGAAGACAACTTGGTGAACATGTCATGTATagtttctccttccttcattttgaagttctcaTATCGTGAGGTGAGCATGTCAATCTTGGATTCTTTGACTTGCTCAGTTCCTTCATGTGCAGTCAACAAGCAATCCCAAATTTCTTTAGCAGACTCACAGGCTGACACTCTATTgtactcatcaggtcctatcccacagaccagaagagttttagctttgaaacccttttcaatctttttcctgtCAGCATCATCATATTTCTGCCTGGGCTTTGGAACAGTAATGGTCTTTTCTCAATCCTTTACTTCCATCATTGGAACAAAGGGTCCATCTAGTATAATATCCCATAACTCGCTATCTTCAGCCATGAGATAGTCgtgcattctaactttccaccaactgtagaaatgtccattgaaacgaggaggtCTGTGTGATGACTGACCTTCTTCGAGGTTAAGTGGAGCTGTCATTCTTAGAACAAAATCACTTCCTTCGTGTTAACCAAATAGGTAGTGTctactctgataccacttgacagaatgtatgccttcacttattagtaatggaccaggtcccttactttacttcagaaaattaccagaaagttaaatgcagtaaaatcaacacaatgattttacgtggaaacctcctttcttaagggagtaaaaccacgacctgtctcacaggattttcaatcattttcactaatcttcaaaagcaaaagcgaaacacgattaca contains these protein-coding regions:
- the LOC138337976 gene encoding uncharacterized protein, with the translated sequence MTAPLNLEEGQSSHRPPRFNGHFYSWWKVRMHDYLMAEDSEQKYDDADRKKIEKGFKAKTLLVCGIGPDEYNRVSACESAKEIWDCLLTAHEGTEQVKESKIDMLTSRYENFKMKEGETIHDMFTKLSSITHELRSLGEPISMTKKVGKVLRILPKFWESKVDAITEAKDLKVLTMDALIGNLKTHEMNRNYDLSKREAKKDKSLMLKYKSDEDSSDDDDMAYLISRFQKINENKEHQKHRGDKENRRDLVLGNRDRKAAADMVVKRALAAWGDSSSDSEDPDEPKDVSMVAVHEEETVFNEMFYLMAHTENEEEDNQNGHLKNECVSWRNSCERYSKYAERQNVPNERPGPTEPVSTHRFLKKKSVPAPWSFVRKIQSLPYWTKYNLITPLSAYWELKLKWVPKLNK